The Arthrobacter sp. PM3 genome contains the following window.
CGGTGACAATCGATGGAAACCTGCCCAGCGACGCCGCCGACGGCACCCAGCTGAAGCGGATCGTCAAGGTCTATGACGCAGCCGGGGCCGAACGCAGCGTTGACATGACCTTCACCAAGGCCGGAAGCACCTGGAACATCGCCGCCGACGACAACGGCACCACGGCCAACGGGTCCGTGACCTTCACCAACGGCCAGCCGACCGCCGGCGGCAACTTCACCGTCAACGGCATCACCCTCGACATCTCCAAGGTTTCCGGCTACGCCACCATGAGCTCCCTGGCGGTCAGCGGCCAGGACGGCGCACCGGTCGGCAAGCTCGAGTCCTACACACTGGGCAGCGACGGCTCCCTGATCGGCTCGTTCAGCAACGGCATCAAGCAGGTCCTGGCCAAGATCGCCCTCGCCAAGTTCACCAACCCGGGCGGCCTGGAGAAGGCCGGCAGCTCCTCCTACGTGGCGACCGGCAACTCCGGCGGCGTGCAGCTGGGCGCTGCGGGCGACCCCGGCATCGGCACCCTGACCGGCGGCTCGCTGGAAATGTCCAACGTGGACCTCTCCCAGGAGTTCACCAACCTGATCGTCGCCCAGCGCGGCTTCCAGGCGAACGCGCGCATCATCACGACGTCGGACGAGGTCCTGCAGGAACTGACCCAGCTGAAGCGTTAAAGACAAAGTTGCCCTGTCACCTATGGCCGCCATTCCGGTCCGGAGGCAGCCATAAGTGATAGGGCAACGATGGGGCCGGGAGGACGCGGCCGGCGCTTAACCGGCCGCCAGCCTGTAGTGGAACCCGAGGCGTTCTTCGGCGGGCCACCTCGAAGAATGCGGACTTCTCGAACAGGCGCCTGCCCTCCGCCGTCGAGTGGATCCACAGGATCTTGCCGTCCTCAGTGACGGCATCCACTGTGCCGCTGCAGATCGGGGTGCCCTGCTTGCGGATCTCCACGTTGGCTTCGGTGAGCGCCGACCAGTCTTTGATGCGTCCGCTTGGCATGTCAGTACTCCTAAGAATTCCTCACCGGATGTATTCCGCGCCGGTGATGTCGATAGTGCCGCCGGGGCTGTGCCGGGAGGACGTGGTGTACGGCGAGCTTGCCTTCACCAGGAAC
Protein-coding sequences here:
- a CDS encoding flagellar hook protein FlgE: MLRSLYSGISGLRAHQTMLDVTGNNIANVNTAGFKASSTQFQDTLSQLQQGATGPQAQTGGSNPAQIGLGVRVTGVTTNFSQGSSQSTGRATDMMISGDGFFVTSKGGQQLFTRAGAFSPDAANQLVSPDGGILQGWTADTSGVINTGSPVGDITLNPNTMVAKATGTVTIDGNLPSDAADGTQLKRIVKVYDAAGAERSVDMTFTKAGSTWNIAADDNGTTANGSVTFTNGQPTAGGNFTVNGITLDISKVSGYATMSSLAVSGQDGAPVGKLESYTLGSDGSLIGSFSNGIKQVLAKIALAKFTNPGGLEKAGSSSYVATGNSGGVQLGAAGDPGIGTLTGGSLEMSNVDLSQEFTNLIVAQRGFQANARIITTSDEVLQELTQLKR